The DNA segment AGACTTATTCCAGGTCCTGAGGATGCAGTTATAACCCTATGGCCTGCGGGCAGCTGCTCCGTAAACCATGTTTATGGAGGCTTCCTCTGATTCCGCCTGTACGAATTTACGGCCTACCTTTGGGAAGTAGAGTGAAGCTTCGTGTAAAACTTCAGAAGCGGGGGTTATAGGGTATCCGAAGAAGCAGTCACAACCTGCATACATTGCACCGACTATAACTGCAGTGTTGCCTTTTATTAGCTGTATGGTCATTTATCTTCCTCCTTAACCCCTTGTTCATTGTTAATCTTCTTTTGATCTTTACTTCGGGATCTTCGGGGTATGTGCACTTCCACAGCCAGTGGTTCTGGGCAGGTGTAGTAACAGTCCCCGCAACCGGTGCATCCTTTTCCAGTGTATTCTGCATAATGGTAACCGCGTTCATTGATGTCTTCACTCATTTTAAGGACACCTGCACGGCAGGCCAATATACAACGTTCACATGCCTTACATTCCAGTTCATTGAACACTGGATAAGGTTCTTTCTTGCGATTATTCATGATTCATATCATCCCATTAACATTCAATAAAAAAATTTTAATCTGTAGTAAAACCTTAAAAAAATGAGGGAAAAATGGATTTAAATAGATAGTGAATATCATTGGATAACTATTATCATCCTAATTTCCCATTAATTTAGATAAACAGGTTTATTATTCCTTTTCATCTTTTTCCCGGATTTCTACCCGGCGAATTTTTCCGCTGATGGTCTTGGGTAATTTCATCCACAAATTCCACTACCCGGGGGTATTTATAGGGTGCAGTTACCTGTTTAACATGGTTTTGGATTTCTTTGGCCAGTTCAGGAGAAGGCCTCATAATCCCCGGTTAGTACTATGGTGGCTTTTTATAACCTGCCCCCTTACTGGGTGAGGGACCCCGGTGATGGCACATTCCATGACTGCCTGATGAGATATTACTGCGCTTTCCACCTCGAAAGGACCAATACGGTATCCTGAACTTTTTATCATGTCATCGTTACGTCCCACAAACCAAAGGTAACCATCTTCATCCTTCCAGGCAGTATCTCCAGTGTGGTAATATCCATCGTACCAGGCAGCTTCTGTTTTATTATCTTCCTTGTAGTATCCGCAGGAATAAGCCTGGTGGTTTGCCATTGGCGGTTTTTATAACTATTTCGCCTTCTTCACCCACATCGCACTGTTTACCCTCTTTATCCATGATCTGGATGTCGTATTCAGGGGCGGATTTTCCCATTGATCCGGGTCTGGGTTCTATCCAGGGGAAGTTAGCTATGCAGACCACACATTCAGTCTGGCCAAATCCTTCCCTTAAACGCAAACCGGTGAATTCATAAAAATTTATTGTAAACTTCAGGGTTCAGGGGGTTCTCCTGCAGTTACCGCGTATTTCAGGGTTGAAAAGTCGTATTGAGACAGATCTTCCTTTATGAGGAACCGGTAAATGGTTGGAGGTGCACAGAATGTGGTTACTCCGTGATGGGAGGCCTTGTCCAGCATTTTTGCTGCATCGAATCGTTCGTAGTCATATACGAAGATCGCAGTGCCTGATATCCACTGCCCGTATATTTGACCCCACATAGCCTTGGCCCAGCCAGTATCAGCCACAGTGTAATGTAGTCCATCCTCCACCACATTTTGCCAGTACTTGGCTGTTATTATATGGCCCAGAGGGTAGGTGTAATCGTGCATGATCATCTTGGGGCAGGCCGGTGGTTCCTGAGGAGAAATAAATAAGTGCAACATCATCATTTTGAGTGCCTTCTTCTCCAGTAGGTCGCTGGAATTCGGGTGATGCATTTTCTATTTCTTTACGGAAGTTGAACCACCCTTCTCTATCCTCATCTCCCACCAGTGCCTTTATGAAGGGAGCTTCTTCCAGTTGCAGGTGGGCTTCATCGAAGTATCCAGGTACTCCATCTTCTGCTATGCATACCACCATTTTGATACCGGCGTTCTTTATACGGTAAACAATATCCCTGGTTTTTAGCATGTGGGTGGCTGGGATGGTTATGGCTCCCAACTTGTGGAGGGCCAGAATACAGAACCAGAACTCATAACGGCTTTTTAAGGTGAGCATTACCCGGTCTCCCTTTTTTATGCCCTGCTGGGCGAAGAAGTTGGCTGCACGATCAGAGTATTCTTTAAGGTCTTTGAAGGTGAATATCCGGTCCAGTATCATCGTTGCACCATACCATGGCCACTTTTTCTGGATACAAACGGGCATATTCATCCACCACATCATAGGCAAAGTTGAAGTTATCCGGTATTTTTATACAGAAATTATCCTTAAAATCAGGATAAGAATCAAAATCTACCTGTGAAACAAATTTTTCAAGTAAAGATGACATTTTTATCACCGGTTATTTTAACAAATCGCTGTTTATCAATTTTTTTAAATTTATAATGCTTATTTTAAATTATATTCTGTTTTATTAATTTTTATAAGGAATTTTTATTATCCAATTTATATTATTATCCAATTTACATTACAATTGCCAGGAATTTAGCTGACTTATTTTCCAGGGCTTCCATGGCATGTTCGTAGGATGAATCAAAAAAGATTGAATCTCCTTCGTTGAGTACAATCTCATTGTCGTGGATGTAAAATTTTCAAAGTACCCTCTAAAATGTAGTTGAATTCCTGTCCAGGGTGAGTATTGGTTGATGGTTTGTATCCTTCACCTTTTGGTTCTACAGTAACGATAAATGGTTCGGCTTTTTTATGTATGAATTTTTCCGCTAGATTTTCGTACTGGTACTGTTTTCTACGGCCTACTTCCACCCCTTTTCCCTTTCTGGTTACGCTGAAAATGTGCATCCGGGTTTCTTCTCCAGTTAATAATAAACCCATGTCCACTTCCATTTTATGAGCAATTTCATAGAGAATACTTGCAGGAATGTCTTTTTTACCGGCTTCATATTCCTGGTAAGTTTCCAAAGGGATGTGCAGGTAATCTGCCATGTCATGAATACTGATATCCGAGAGCTCTCGAAGTTCTGTTATTCTCAGCCCAATTTCCTTCATCTTTTCATTCATAAGTAAAACCTCACATTAAATGTGGTTTAAGTCTTTTAATCAAGCCCTTGGCTAGTTTACCAGGGGTATAAAAACTAATAGATTTTTATTTTAATTGAGGATTCAAAGATAATTTGATTAAATAATTCAATTTTTATATCTTTTAATCTATGCTCACCTTTATATTATAACTTTACACTAATTTTATAATGATTGTTAATGACAGTTTAATTTTGCTACTATAAATAAATTACCAATACCATGACACTCCCATCCATACATTTGTAACTGAGAAAAATTTGAGGTATGGAAAAAATTTTGAGATTGAACAATTTGATGGAAAAATTTTCAATATTATGGAAAATAATCCCATGAAGTTAGTTAAATTAACATTCAATAAATTCCAAAACTATTTTAGTAGAACACCAAATTTTTCCATACAACACGTACTAAATATTCCAGGACGTACTAAATATTCAGGATTAAATGGAAGATTAAAGGAGGCAAAGAGATGGAAATGGATATTAAGATGGTTAATCTGGAAGCACCAGAAGATTGTAATCTTATTTTAGGTCAGAGCCACTTCATCAAAACAGTGGAGGATCTTTACGAGGCCCATAGTGAATACCGTGCCACAGGCAGAGTTTGGCCTTGCGTTTGGAGAGGCTTCAGGGGATTGTCTGGTGAGAACTGCCGGGAACAATGCAGATCTGGAGAAACTGGCCGGAGAAAAAATGCTGGAGCTGTCCTGTGGTCACAGTTTCCTGATATTCCTGGCTAATGCATTTCCCCTAAATCTCACCCAGAGAATAAAAGATGTGCCAGAGGTGGTTAATCTTTTCTGTGCCACTGCCAACCCGGTCCAGGTCCTGATTGTGGAAACCGAACAAGGAAGAGGGATAATTGGAGTTGTTGATGGTTTTAAACCACAAGCCATTGAAACTGAAGAAGATGTGGCTGGAAGGAAGAAATTCCTCCGGGATATTGGTTACAAATTATAATCAAAGAATATTCAGCCATTATTTAAGTTTCAATTCATTTAATTTTTCCCTGTTCATCCGTAGTTTAAAAACCCTTCAATGTTAAAAAAGAAACCTCAAATTCTTTAAAATTTTTCTTATTTTTATAAAGTCATCTTTAATCTGATCTTTAATAAGAATTAACCACACCGCAAAATTGCAATTTAAGATTATCTGAATTAAAAAAATGATATCTTGAAATCATGAAATATTCCTAAAATCCAGTCATATTATCTTAAATTTATATCCCATGAAATCAATATTATAATATATAAAATAGGTTGAATACTTTGTTAAACAGTTCAGGGGGTTAAAATATGGCCAATATTTTATTTTACAGAGTTAGTGGGAGTAAAAAGAAAGATACTGCTATTGATGTGGATGATAAGTACATATCACTCCAGAATAGAAGAGAAGGAGCCATGGTTGTTAAATTCAGGGGTCCTGAAGATAAATTGATGGAAATTCATGATTTTTTCGATGCACTACATGATATGGAAACTGTTCCTGTGGATATTGATAGTACCGGACCAGTAGAGTACTATTTCAGGGGGATATCACCGCTCAGTGATGATGAAGATAACGGGTTTCCCATTAAAAGGTTCAGTGTGACTTTACAGCAGCGAAGATAACCTATTTGAACATTAAAGATTATTCCGGCGTGCTCCAGATTTATTTAAGCATTTCAGCATGTTTCTGGAATATAGCTGGTATTTCCTCGGGATTTTCGAATACAGTGGTGCTGTCCATTGTTGACAGTTTTTCAACGTGCTCGGCATCTTCACGAGTTATAGTCAACTCCAGATCCTTACCATTGGGGAGTTTAGTGGTAACAATACCCTCCCTAAAGTCCGTAGGCATGACGTAAATCGGAGTGTTAGTTTTTTGACCCATTATGGCTGCATTGGTGAGTAGA comes from the uncultured Methanobacterium sp. genome and includes:
- a CDS encoding ferredoxin family protein yields the protein MNNRKKEPYPVFNELECKACERCILACRAGVLKMSEDINERGYHYAEYTGKGCTGCGDCYYTCPEPLAVEVHIPRRSRSKDQKKINNEQGVKEEDK
- a CDS encoding adenosine-specific kinase, producing the protein MPQAEFGLAFGEASGDCLVRTAGNNADLEKLAGEKMLELSCGHSFLIFLANAFPLNLTQRIKDVPEVVNLFCATANPVQVLIVETEQGRGIIGVVDGFKPQAIETEEDVAGRKKFLRDIGYKL
- a CDS encoding AMP-binding protein, whose translation is MANHQAYSCGYYKEDNKTEAAWYDGYYHTGDTAWKDEDGYLWFVGRNDDMIKSSGYRIGPFEVESAVISHQAVMECAITGVPHPVRGQVIKSHHSTNRGL
- a CDS encoding AMP-binding protein; protein product: MIMHDYTYPLGHIITAKYWQNVVEDGLHYTVADTGWAKAMWGQIYGQWISGTAIFVYDYERFDAAKMLDKASHHGVTTFCAPPTIYRFLIKEDLSQYDFSTLKYAVTAGEPPEP
- a CDS encoding AMP-binding protein; this translates as MPVCIQKKWPWYGATMILDRIFTFKDLKEYSDRAANFFAQQGIKKGDRVMLTLKSRYEFWFCILALHKLGAITIPATHMLKTRDIVYRIKNAGIKMVVCIAEDGVPGYFDEAHLQLEEAPFIKALVGDEDREGWFNFRKEIENASPEFQRPTGEEGTQNDDVALIYFSSGTTGLPQDDHARLHLPSGPYNNSQVLAKCGGGWTTLHCG
- a CDS encoding AMP-binding protein, which produces MRLREGFGQTECVVCIANFPWIEPRPGSMGKSAPEYDIQIMDKEGKQCDVGEEGEIVIKTANGKPPGLFLRILQGR